Proteins from one Bufo gargarizans isolate SCDJY-AF-19 chromosome 8, ASM1485885v1, whole genome shotgun sequence genomic window:
- the EMP2 gene encoding epithelial membrane protein 2, whose protein sequence is MLVVLAFIIIFHITSIALLFISTIDNAWWVGNNFYADIWRTCMNINGTQDCTEINSTNDYFQAIQAIQATMILSTILCCIGLLSFVFQLFRLKQGERFVLTAVIQMLSCLCVMIAAAIYSSMHDQIHSKEQDIKDGTFGYSFILAWIAFAFTLINSIMYLVLRKRK, encoded by the exons ATGTTGGTCGTGCTGGCTTTTATTATCATTTTCCATATAACCTCCATAGCATTGCTCTTCATCTCTACAATAGACAAT GCCTGGTGGGTTGGAAACAACTTCTACGCTGACATCTGGAGAACCTGTATGAACATTAATGGAACTCAAGACTGCACAGAAATCAACAGCACTAATGACT ATTTTCAGGCTATCCAGGCCATTCAGGCTACCATGATCCTGTCCACCATTCTGTGTTGCATTGGACTCTTGAGCTTTGTTTTCCAACTGTTTCGGCTTAAACAAGGAGAGCGATTTGTGCTTACTGCAGTTATCCAGATGCTATCAT GTCTGTGTGTTATGATCGCTGCCGCCATCTACTCCTCCATGCATGACCAAATCCATTCGAAAGAACAAGACATAAAGGATGGCACGTTCGGATACTCCTTCATTCTAGCTTGGATTGCCTTTGCCTTCACCCTTATTAACAGCATCATGTACTTGGTACTTAGGAAGCGTAAATAA